The Aquidulcibacter paucihalophilus genome has a window encoding:
- a CDS encoding helix-turn-helix transcriptional regulator — MGHALLKTPGGEDLVVLPRADYDRLVADAEMLADVAAHDATTEAVAKGREEFVPVALVDAMLAGENPVRAWRRYRGLTIARLAEIAGLSAAYISQIETGTRAGTVETLGRIAAALTVDLDDLT, encoded by the coding sequence ATGGGACATGCCTTGTTGAAGACGCCCGGCGGCGAAGATCTCGTGGTCTTGCCGAGGGCGGACTATGATCGCCTCGTCGCAGACGCCGAAATGCTCGCCGATGTGGCGGCTCATGACGCCACAACGGAGGCCGTCGCCAAAGGGCGGGAAGAGTTCGTTCCGGTCGCCCTGGTCGATGCCATGCTGGCTGGCGAGAATCCCGTTCGGGCCTGGCGCCGGTATCGCGGCCTGACCATCGCCCGGCTGGCCGAAATAGCGGGGTTGTCTGCCGCCTACATTTCACAGATCGAGACCGGCACCCGGGCTGGAACGGTCGAGACCCTCGGGCGGATCGCGGCTGCGCTCACGGTCGATCTGGACGACCTGACCTGA
- a CDS encoding helix-turn-helix transcriptional regulator has protein sequence MKNRLKLLRVERGWTQEQLGQALGVSRQAVNALETEKHDPSLDLAYRIAVLFARPVEEIFDNPHA, from the coding sequence ATGAAGAACCGCCTCAAACTTCTGCGCGTCGAGCGCGGCTGGACCCAGGAACAACTGGGACAGGCGCTGGGCGTTTCGCGCCAAGCGGTCAACGCCCTGGAGACGGAGAAGCACGATCCCTCGCTGGATCTGGCCTATCGCATCGCCGTGCTGTTCGCGCGGCCGGTGGAAGAGATTTTCGACAATCCGCACGCCTGA
- a CDS encoding fatty acid desaturase family protein gives MPAAPRIRPSDLFEPGDWASFQTRSPWIGPLLVLHCWTVIAAAMAVAVIWPLLIPVSIAVIGTRQLGLAILMHEAAHGGLSLDRRLNDFLGHWLCAVPVGASLAAYRPYHLAHHKYAQQAEDPDFVLSAPFPVTRASLRRKVIRDLTGQTFFKQRVLFALQAFASKRDKDLAEGAVVTGRSIAPFLLLNAALLLGLTLAGVWWAYFVLWLLPLATWFPMVTRLRNIAEHACVEGSSTDPFRAARTTRAAWWERAFIAPYWVNFHAEHHLFMHVPCWKLPALHRAVRARPQGARMEVASSYAEVLVGAAPR, from the coding sequence ATGCCCGCCGCGCCCCGCATCCGGCCGTCCGACCTTTTCGAGCCCGGCGACTGGGCGTCGTTCCAGACACGCTCGCCGTGGATCGGCCCCCTGCTGGTATTGCACTGCTGGACCGTCATCGCCGCCGCCATGGCAGTGGCCGTGATCTGGCCCCTTCTCATCCCGGTGAGTATCGCCGTCATCGGCACCCGCCAGCTGGGCCTCGCCATCCTTATGCATGAGGCCGCCCACGGCGGCCTGTCGCTGGACCGGCGGCTGAACGACTTCCTTGGCCACTGGCTGTGCGCGGTTCCCGTGGGAGCTTCGCTCGCCGCCTACCGCCCCTACCATCTGGCGCACCACAAATATGCCCAGCAGGCCGAGGACCCCGATTTCGTGCTGTCGGCCCCCTTCCCCGTCACCCGCGCCTCCCTGCGCCGCAAGGTCATCCGCGACCTCACCGGCCAGACCTTCTTCAAACAGCGCGTGCTGTTCGCCCTCCAGGCCTTCGCCTCGAAACGCGACAAGGATCTCGCCGAGGGTGCCGTCGTCACCGGTCGCAGCATCGCCCCCTTCCTGCTGCTCAACGCCGCGCTTCTGCTGGGCCTCACCCTGGCCGGGGTCTGGTGGGCGTATTTCGTCCTCTGGCTGCTGCCCCTGGCCACCTGGTTCCCGATGGTCACCCGACTGAGGAACATCGCTGAACACGCCTGTGTCGAGGGATCCTCCACCGACCCGTTCCGCGCCGCCCGCACGACCCGCGCCGCCTGGTGGGAGCGCGCCTTCATCGCCCCCTACTGGGTCAATTTCCACGCCGAGCATCACCTGTTCATGCATGTGCCCTGCTGGAAGCTTCCGGCCCTGCACCGGGCTGTGCGGGCGAGGCCGCAGGGCGCGCGGATGGAGGTGGCGAGCAGCTATGCCGAGGTGTTGGTTGGCGCGGCGCCACGCTGA
- a CDS encoding aspartyl protease family protein has product MNRRSLLIRTAGLAAVVGGAWWARETLLWPKPALTFGHGGATPWLPFVRNSLVPTVRVRLGGVEVVALIDSGAQYSVIDRALVAALPEAGRSLFDMPLVAYGVGGGAQVGRGTTLEVDLPGLAIRGLRAAILDLGPLASEQGLQTPLILGQDVLGEAVLALDPARRHARLVHRDAFVRPPDLAPTAVRLQGGSMVAEVTVEGSTVQAVVDTGASAFLGLSREAATGAGLMDGRPQGSGVSLVLGGAMRAATVEARTVTFADHRYARVSVGVFDQPPLPNFPGGLVGMEALRGRRVAMDLGAGALFVSRPLDLTVS; this is encoded by the coding sequence ATGAACCGCCGCTCCCTTCTCATCCGCACCGCAGGACTGGCCGCCGTCGTCGGCGGGGCCTGGTGGGCGCGTGAGACCCTGCTGTGGCCGAAGCCGGCGCTGACCTTCGGCCATGGCGGCGCGACGCCGTGGCTGCCCTTTGTGCGCAACAGCCTGGTGCCCACCGTGCGGGTCAGGCTGGGCGGTGTCGAGGTGGTCGCCCTGATCGACAGCGGGGCCCAGTATTCCGTCATAGACCGGGCTCTGGTCGCGGCCTTGCCGGAGGCGGGCCGGTCGCTGTTCGACATGCCGCTGGTGGCCTATGGCGTCGGCGGCGGGGCGCAGGTCGGGCGCGGAACGACGCTTGAGGTCGACCTGCCCGGGCTGGCCATTCGCGGCCTGAGAGCGGCGATCCTCGATCTGGGACCGCTGGCTTCGGAGCAGGGCCTCCAGACGCCGCTGATCCTGGGACAGGATGTGCTGGGCGAGGCGGTGCTGGCGCTGGACCCGGCGCGGCGGCATGCGCGACTGGTCCATCGCGACGCCTTCGTTCGCCCGCCCGATCTGGCCCCCACGGCGGTGCGCCTTCAGGGCGGCTCCATGGTTGCGGAGGTGACCGTCGAGGGATCGACAGTCCAGGCCGTCGTCGACACCGGAGCGTCGGCCTTTCTCGGCCTGAGCCGCGAGGCGGCGACCGGCGCAGGGCTGATGGATGGCCGGCCGCAGGGCAGCGGGGTCAGTCTGGTGCTGGGCGGTGCGATGCGCGCCGCGACCGTCGAGGCGCGCACCGTGACCTTCGCCGACCACCGCTACGCCCGCGTCTCCGTCGGGGTGTTCGACCAGCCGCCCCTGCCCAACTTCCCCGGCGGCCTCGTCGGCATGGAAGCGCTCAGGGGCCGGCGCGTGGCCATGGACCTCGGTGCCGGGGCCCTGTTCGTGTCGCGTCCGCTGGACCTGACGGTCAGCTGA
- a CDS encoding type II toxin-antitoxin system RelE/ParE family toxin, which translates to MRQVVFTRRALKALRRMPTNVAATIRAKIDQYAVDPASLANNVTRLQGRNGFRLRVGDWRVLFDEHGAVLEILDVGPRGGVYD; encoded by the coding sequence ATGAGACAAGTCGTCTTCACTCGAAGGGCGCTCAAGGCCTTGCGGCGTATGCCGACCAATGTCGCAGCGACTATCCGGGCGAAGATCGATCAGTACGCGGTCGACCCGGCCAGCCTCGCCAACAATGTGACGCGGCTTCAAGGGCGGAACGGCTTCCGCCTGCGGGTCGGGGATTGGCGCGTACTCTTTGACGAGCACGGCGCTGTGCTGGAGATTCTCGACGTCGGCCCTCGCGGCGGCGTCTACGACTAG
- a CDS encoding PepSY-associated TM helix domain-containing protein, with product MNATRSFWLKQLHQWHWISAALSLIGLLLFAVTGITLNHAAQIPAEPVTVEQTGALPAPLVARLADVPAETTDPVPDAVARWASDTFSVQIAGRPTETTAEEVYVALAEPGGDGWLTIDRATGEALRERTTRGWVAYINDLHKGRNTGPVWYWFIDVFAAACIVFAVTGFGLTWLHARQRPSTWPLLGLGLLIPVVIALIFIH from the coding sequence CTGAACGCCACGCGGTCGTTCTGGCTCAAGCAACTCCACCAGTGGCACTGGATCTCGGCGGCCCTCAGCCTGATCGGCCTGCTGCTGTTCGCCGTCACCGGCATCACCCTCAACCACGCCGCCCAGATCCCGGCCGAGCCGGTCACGGTCGAACAGACGGGTGCCCTGCCCGCACCCCTGGTCGCCCGCCTCGCCGACGTCCCGGCCGAGACCACCGATCCGGTTCCGGACGCCGTCGCCCGCTGGGCCTCGGACACCTTCAGTGTCCAGATCGCAGGCAGGCCGACCGAGACCACGGCGGAGGAAGTCTATGTGGCCCTGGCCGAGCCCGGTGGCGACGGCTGGCTGACCATCGACCGTGCGACCGGCGAGGCCCTGCGCGAACGGACCACGCGCGGTTGGGTCGCCTACATCAATGACCTGCACAAGGGTCGGAACACCGGGCCCGTCTGGTACTGGTTCATCGATGTCTTCGCCGCCGCCTGCATCGTCTTCGCTGTCACCGGTTTCGGCCTGACCTGGCTGCACGCCCGGCAGCGGCCCTCGACCTGGCCCCTGCTCGGCCTCGGCCTGCTGATCCCCGTCGTCATCGCCCTCATCTTCATTCACTGA
- a CDS encoding neutral zinc metallopeptidase — protein sequence MRWQGGRRAGNIDDRRGLGGGAMAGGGIGVVILAAIGYFVFDIDPATTTQLASQFGGAGVSEGKAGSPSDQAGAFVDVIGTNIDDVWKTRVQGYQPPTVTLYEQGTPTGCGFGQAAMGPFYCPTDRHVYLDLSFWSQLETDLGASSADFARAYVIAHEYGHHVQTLTGLSDQVRTAQQRASGQAEANRYSVALELQADCYAGVWARNAASVSNGEVALEAGDLEAGMQTASAIGDDTLQRRQGGQVQPEGFTHGSSAQRVEWLRRGYESGDPAACDTFQTL from the coding sequence ATGCGGTGGCAGGGTGGACGGCGCGCCGGCAATATCGACGACCGGCGCGGCCTCGGCGGCGGGGCCATGGCCGGGGGCGGCATCGGCGTCGTGATCCTGGCGGCGATCGGCTATTTCGTCTTCGACATCGATCCGGCCACGACGACACAGCTGGCCAGCCAGTTCGGCGGTGCCGGCGTGTCAGAAGGCAAGGCCGGCAGCCCGTCCGACCAGGCCGGCGCCTTCGTCGACGTCATCGGGACCAATATCGACGACGTCTGGAAGACCAGGGTCCAGGGCTATCAGCCGCCGACGGTCACCCTGTACGAACAGGGCACGCCCACAGGCTGCGGCTTCGGCCAAGCGGCGATGGGGCCGTTCTACTGCCCGACCGACCGGCATGTGTATCTCGATCTGTCCTTCTGGTCGCAGCTTGAGACCGACCTCGGGGCGTCCAGCGCCGACTTCGCCCGCGCCTATGTCATCGCCCATGAATACGGCCATCACGTCCAGACCCTGACGGGTCTGTCGGACCAGGTCCGAACCGCCCAGCAGCGCGCCTCAGGCCAGGCCGAGGCCAACCGCTACTCGGTGGCGCTGGAGCTGCAGGCCGACTGCTACGCCGGGGTCTGGGCCCGCAACGCGGCGTCGGTCTCGAATGGCGAAGTGGCCCTGGAGGCCGGCGATCTCGAGGCGGGCATGCAGACGGCTTCGGCCATCGGCGACGACACCCTGCAACGCCGACAGGGCGGTCAGGTCCAGCCCGAGGGCTTCACCCACGGCTCATCGGCCCAGCGGGTCGAATGGCTGCGGCGCGGCTATGAATCGGGCGATCCCGCCGCCTGCGACACCTTCCAGACGCTCTGA
- a CDS encoding 50S ribosomal protein L11 methyltransferase, with translation MSLWLADEVTPIWRLTEEELGEMGLPPPFWAFAWAGGQGLARWLLDNPAEVAGKRVLDLAAGSGLVGVAAMQAGAASALCADIDPFCGAAVALNAAANDVALGFTDADLLDGPPPDVDVICAGDVFYEQPMAGRVLAWLTLAAGRGTRVLVGDPLRTYFPKEGFDLLAEYAVPTTRELEDDAVKRTRVWTLTPGR, from the coding sequence ATGTCACTGTGGCTGGCCGACGAGGTCACGCCGATCTGGCGGCTGACCGAGGAGGAACTCGGCGAAATGGGTCTGCCGCCGCCGTTCTGGGCCTTCGCCTGGGCAGGGGGGCAGGGTCTGGCCCGCTGGCTGCTGGACAATCCCGCCGAGGTGGCCGGAAAGCGGGTGCTGGACCTCGCCGCCGGCTCCGGTCTGGTCGGCGTCGCGGCGATGCAGGCGGGCGCCGCCTCGGCCCTCTGCGCCGACATCGATCCCTTCTGCGGTGCCGCGGTCGCCCTCAATGCCGCGGCCAACGACGTGGCGCTGGGCTTCACCGACGCCGACCTGCTGGACGGACCTCCGCCGGATGTGGACGTCATCTGCGCGGGCGACGTCTTCTATGAACAGCCCATGGCCGGCCGTGTGCTGGCTTGGCTGACGCTAGCAGCCGGCCGGGGCACGCGCGTTCTCGTCGGGGATCCCCTGAGAACCTATTTCCCGAAGGAGGGCTTTGACCTGCTCGCGGAATACGCCGTTCCGACGACGCGCGAACTCGAGGACGACGCGGTCAAACGCACCCGCGTCTGGACCCTGACGCCCGGTCGTTGA
- a CDS encoding Mur ligase family protein, with protein MNQDDYFFCGIGGSGMLPLAMIVQARGGRLEGSDRSRDQGRTPEKFAWLEAHGVTLHPQDGSGVTRADQTVVATGAIEDTVPDIGAAKRAGARIVTRPELLSQLFNAAPASIGVAGTSGKSTITGMIAWILHQAGRAPTVMNGAVMKNFADADHPFASALIGGPDLFVSEVDESDGSIARYDPTVAVVSNISLDHKSMEELRDLFGGFTGRATKAVLNLDNLETQALAQSLPADKVITFALGEESATLNAHDLEPMPTGMRFTLTELGGAKHAVVLNVPGAHNVANALAALGAVRAIGVPLDQAVAALETFAGIRRRMEVVGTANGVTVIDDFAHNPDKIAATLKTLHAFDGRLLILFQPHGFGPLRLMQREFIDGFAGLMREDDVLLMPEPVYFGGTTDRSVGSEDIASGIRAAGRNAEALPTREACGDRLIDLARPGDRIIIMGARDDTLSVFAADLLGRLTGPLTD; from the coding sequence ATGAATCAAGACGACTATTTCTTCTGCGGCATCGGCGGCTCGGGAATGCTCCCGCTGGCGATGATCGTACAGGCGCGCGGCGGCCGTCTGGAGGGCTCCGACCGGTCCCGTGACCAGGGCCGCACGCCCGAGAAATTCGCCTGGCTGGAAGCCCATGGCGTGACCCTGCATCCGCAGGACGGCTCCGGCGTCACCCGCGCCGACCAGACCGTGGTCGCCACCGGCGCCATTGAGGACACCGTGCCCGACATCGGCGCGGCGAAACGCGCCGGGGCCCGTATCGTCACCCGGCCGGAGCTCCTGTCACAGCTGTTCAACGCCGCGCCGGCCTCGATCGGCGTGGCAGGGACCAGCGGCAAGTCGACCATCACTGGCATGATCGCCTGGATCCTGCATCAGGCGGGCCGGGCGCCGACCGTCATGAACGGCGCGGTGATGAAGAATTTCGCCGATGCCGACCACCCCTTCGCCAGCGCCCTGATCGGCGGCCCTGACCTGTTTGTCTCCGAGGTCGATGAGTCGGACGGCTCCATCGCCCGCTACGACCCTACGGTCGCCGTGGTCTCCAACATCTCGCTGGACCACAAGTCGATGGAAGAGCTGCGCGACCTGTTCGGCGGCTTCACCGGGCGTGCGACAAAGGCCGTGCTCAACCTCGACAATCTCGAGACCCAGGCGCTGGCCCAGTCCCTCCCCGCCGACAAGGTCATCACCTTCGCCCTCGGCGAGGAGTCGGCCACCCTCAACGCCCATGACCTCGAGCCGATGCCGACCGGTATGCGGTTCACCCTGACCGAGCTCGGCGGCGCGAAGCATGCGGTGGTCCTCAACGTCCCCGGCGCACACAATGTCGCCAATGCCCTGGCCGCCCTCGGCGCCGTCCGCGCCATTGGCGTGCCGCTGGACCAGGCCGTCGCCGCGCTGGAGACCTTCGCCGGTATCCGCCGCCGGATGGAGGTGGTCGGGACCGCGAACGGCGTCACCGTCATCGACGACTTCGCCCACAACCCGGACAAGATCGCCGCCACCCTGAAGACGCTCCACGCCTTCGACGGCCGCCTGCTGATCCTGTTCCAGCCCCACGGCTTCGGACCCTTGCGGCTGATGCAGCGCGAGTTCATCGACGGCTTCGCCGGCCTGATGCGCGAGGACGACGTCCTGCTGATGCCCGAGCCCGTCTATTTCGGCGGCACCACCGACCGCTCCGTCGGCAGCGAGGACATCGCGTCCGGCATTCGCGCCGCCGGTCGCAACGCCGAGGCCCTGCCCACCCGCGAGGCCTGCGGCGACCGGCTGATCGACCTGGCCCGCCCCGGTGACCGGATCATCATCATGGGCGCGCGGGACGACACCCTGTCGGTGTTCGCCGCCGACCTGCTCGGCCGTCTTACTGGTCCGCTTACTGACTGA
- a CDS encoding LD-carboxypeptidase, which produces MSGGLTSTGKAGGQRLSMKIGIVNASSRLNKARAEAVMAWFATNFPDGSVTASFHPASFGKHGHFGGDDASRTNAFVEYANDPRLDAVWFARGGYGSCRIAEAVLPRLTAVARKKRYLGYSDAGSILALLYKAGFPHVAHGPMASDAVRNEPTAWRALNWLRTGDPTSWEPSLAEDPRPAVGFNLSILDALVGTALEPDLTGHVLMLEDVSEPLYRIDRMMFHLTGQASIRKVAGIRMGRVSDIVENEPDFGLTAEEICRYWCERSGIPYLGVADIGHDRHNKVVPFGHR; this is translated from the coding sequence ATGTCCGGGGGCCTGACTAGCACGGGCAAGGCTGGAGGCCAGCGGCTGAGCATGAAGATCGGCATCGTCAACGCCAGTTCGCGCCTCAACAAGGCGCGCGCCGAGGCCGTGATGGCCTGGTTCGCCACCAATTTTCCCGACGGTTCCGTCACGGCGAGCTTTCACCCGGCCAGTTTCGGCAAGCACGGCCATTTCGGCGGCGATGACGCCAGCCGGACCAATGCCTTTGTGGAATACGCCAATGATCCGCGGCTGGACGCGGTGTGGTTCGCGCGCGGCGGCTACGGCTCGTGCCGCATCGCCGAGGCGGTGCTGCCCCGGCTGACGGCCGTGGCGCGCAAGAAGCGGTATCTGGGCTATTCCGACGCCGGCAGCATTCTGGCCCTGCTCTACAAGGCCGGCTTCCCGCATGTGGCGCACGGGCCGATGGCCTCGGACGCCGTGCGCAACGAGCCCACGGCCTGGCGGGCGTTGAACTGGCTGCGAACGGGGGACCCGACCTCGTGGGAGCCGTCGCTGGCAGAGGATCCTCGCCCGGCGGTCGGCTTCAATCTCAGCATCCTCGATGCGCTCGTCGGAACGGCGCTGGAGCCCGACCTGACCGGCCATGTGCTGATGCTGGAGGATGTGTCGGAGCCGCTGTACCGGATCGACCGGATGATGTTCCACCTGACCGGCCAGGCCTCGATCCGCAAGGTGGCGGGCATCCGCATGGGGCGGGTGTCTGACATCGTCGAGAACGAGCCCGATTTCGGCCTGACCGCGGAGGAGATCTGCCGCTACTGGTGCGAACGGTCCGGGATTCCCTACCTCGGGGTCGCCGATATCGGTCACGACCGGCACAACAAGGTGGTTCCCTTCGGCCACAGGTAG
- a CDS encoding ATP-binding protein: MARIGDFASAAAPIGADTPGADVFDRFQREPDTLIIAVVDSDQRPVGLIERNAFTLKMAAEFGRALYARRPASTFMDAAPRILDADADAETLFQSMDDTNLGGLLNGFVVTSGGVYFGVGAGVHVLQAGNAIHRRRAEAMGALARDLSRAEAEARASSRAKSEFLAVMSHEIRTPLNGVLGVAALMERELTQEAMRPYARTILDSGQSLLRLLTDALDMSRAEAGLMTFEAAPVHLDSVAADLKALWSPRAQEKNLTLTVTHDTAGHEWVAGDEMRLKQLFNNLIGNALKFTQAGEVAVHIASREANGVIAIDATVDDSGPGVPTDAAGTIFDPFNTGHAGREGAGAGLGLAICRQIVELMNGGIAVERSPQGGARFRFTLTLPGASREMRAAAIQMAEPTGHETLHVLIVDDNATNRFVAGKVLELFDCSFEAVEDGQQAVDRVRSGAFDLVLMDIKMPVMDGVEATRLIRSLPGPVAQVPILALTANGDPRDAAVYLAAGMNGVAQKPIQPDALLHAIRLVLGAEAVEQSPLIRAA, translated from the coding sequence ATGGCCAGGATCGGAGACTTTGCGAGCGCTGCGGCGCCGATCGGGGCCGACACGCCCGGCGCGGATGTGTTCGACCGCTTTCAGCGCGAACCTGACACCCTGATCATCGCCGTCGTCGATAGCGACCAACGGCCGGTCGGGCTGATCGAGCGCAACGCCTTTACCCTCAAGATGGCCGCCGAGTTCGGGCGCGCCCTTTACGCCCGGCGCCCGGCCTCGACCTTCATGGACGCCGCCCCGCGCATCCTCGACGCCGACGCCGACGCCGAGACCCTTTTCCAGTCTATGGACGACACCAATCTCGGCGGGCTGCTGAACGGCTTCGTCGTCACGTCCGGGGGCGTCTATTTCGGTGTCGGTGCCGGTGTGCACGTACTTCAGGCCGGCAACGCCATACACCGCCGTCGGGCCGAAGCCATGGGTGCCCTCGCCCGGGATCTCTCACGAGCCGAGGCCGAAGCCCGGGCTTCCAGCCGCGCCAAGTCCGAATTCCTGGCGGTCATGAGCCACGAGATACGCACCCCGCTGAACGGCGTCCTGGGCGTCGCCGCCCTGATGGAGCGCGAACTGACCCAGGAGGCGATGCGCCCCTATGCCCGCACCATCCTGGATTCCGGCCAGAGTCTGTTGCGGCTGCTCACGGACGCGCTGGACATGTCGCGGGCGGAAGCCGGCCTGATGACCTTTGAAGCCGCGCCGGTCCACCTCGATTCCGTCGCCGCCGACCTCAAGGCCCTGTGGAGCCCCCGCGCCCAGGAAAAGAACCTGACCTTGACGGTCACGCACGATACGGCCGGTCATGAGTGGGTGGCCGGGGACGAAATGCGGCTCAAACAGCTGTTCAACAATCTGATCGGCAATGCCCTGAAATTCACCCAGGCGGGCGAGGTGGCGGTCCACATCGCGAGCCGGGAAGCCAACGGCGTCATCGCCATTGACGCGACAGTGGACGACAGCGGCCCCGGTGTGCCGACCGACGCGGCCGGGACCATTTTCGACCCCTTCAATACCGGTCACGCCGGCCGCGAGGGAGCGGGCGCCGGCCTTGGTCTCGCGATCTGCCGTCAGATCGTGGAACTGATGAACGGCGGCATCGCCGTGGAGAGGTCGCCACAGGGTGGCGCGCGCTTCCGGTTCACCCTGACCCTGCCCGGCGCAAGCCGCGAGATGCGTGCGGCCGCCATCCAGATGGCCGAGCCCACCGGCCACGAGACACTTCATGTCCTCATCGTGGACGACAATGCCACCAACCGGTTTGTCGCGGGCAAGGTGCTGGAATTGTTCGACTGTAGTTTCGAGGCCGTCGAGGACGGGCAGCAGGCCGTGGACAGGGTCCGGTCAGGTGCCTTCGATCTGGTCCTGATGGACATCAAGATGCCTGTCATGGACGGGGTCGAGGCGACGCGTCTGATCCGCAGTCTGCCGGGTCCGGTTGCGCAGGTGCCGATCCTGGCGCTGACCGCCAACGGCGATCCGCGCGACGCGGCCGTGTACCTGGCGGCGGGGATGAACGGCGTGGCGCAAAAGCCCATCCAGCCGGATGCCCTGCTCCATGCCATCCGTCTCGTACTGGGTGCCGAAGCCGTCGAGCAGTCGCCTCTCATCCGGGCCGCCTGA
- a CDS encoding DUF2271 domain-containing protein: MRKLSLALSAAALSTAAAPAIAADLTVSVEIPRVSGASYHRPYVAVWIERPDNTAVRTLAVWYQQTANAEGDGKDWLKDMRTWWRRAGRAMTLPVDGVSSATKAPGRHAVTVPGARLSNLPAGDYIMVVEAARELGGREVVRVPFRWGAANTARAAGSTELGAVSVAVTR; encoded by the coding sequence ATGCGTAAGCTTTCCCTCGCCCTGTCCGCCGCCGCCCTCAGCACCGCCGCCGCGCCCGCGATCGCTGCCGACCTGACGGTCTCTGTCGAGATCCCGCGTGTGTCCGGTGCCTCGTATCATCGGCCCTATGTCGCGGTGTGGATCGAGCGACCCGACAACACCGCCGTGCGCACGCTCGCCGTCTGGTACCAGCAGACCGCCAACGCGGAAGGCGACGGCAAGGACTGGCTCAAGGACATGCGCACCTGGTGGCGTCGCGCCGGTCGGGCCATGACCCTGCCCGTCGACGGCGTCTCCAGCGCCACCAAGGCCCCTGGCCGCCACGCGGTCACCGTGCCCGGCGCGCGTCTCTCCAACCTGCCCGCCGGCGACTACATCATGGTCGTCGAGGCTGCCCGTGAACTGGGCGGACGCGAGGTCGTACGCGTCCCCTTCCGCTGGGGTGCCGCCAACACGGCCCGCGCCGCGGGCTCCACCGAACTGGGCGCCGTCAGCGTCGCCGTCACCCGCTAA
- a CDS encoding DUF4198 domain-containing protein: MKKSLALLAALATLALPMSAQAHRAWLAPTATVLSGTDAWVGFDAGMSNGVFIADHAAMNLAGLIITAPDGSTLAPENMHRARYRATFDAHLTQRGTYRVANVMGGVVVSYKQGGEQKRWRGAEADMAANIPTDATDVVATRSASRIETFVTLGEPSTTALAPTGEGIELVPVSHPNDLVSGEAATFKLLRDGQPAAGLQVTIARGGTRYRDNPEEMTVTTGADGAFTVTWPEPGMYWMNASVRGDAAGDQLAYSAQYNGVVEVLP; encoded by the coding sequence ATGAAAAAGTCCCTCGCCCTTCTCGCCGCCCTCGCCACCCTGGCCCTGCCGATGTCGGCCCAGGCCCACCGCGCCTGGCTGGCTCCGACCGCGACGGTCCTGTCCGGCACGGACGCCTGGGTCGGTTTTGACGCCGGTATGTCCAACGGGGTCTTCATCGCCGACCACGCTGCGATGAACCTGGCCGGCCTGATCATCACGGCACCGGACGGATCGACCCTCGCGCCCGAGAACATGCACCGCGCCCGCTATCGCGCCACCTTCGACGCCCACCTGACCCAGCGCGGCACCTATCGCGTCGCCAACGTCATGGGCGGCGTTGTCGTCAGCTACAAACAGGGCGGCGAGCAGAAGCGCTGGCGCGGCGCAGAAGCGGATATGGCCGCGAACATCCCGACGGATGCCACCGATGTGGTCGCGACCCGCAGCGCGAGCCGGATCGAGACCTTCGTCACCCTCGGCGAACCCTCGACCACCGCGCTGGCGCCCACGGGCGAAGGCATCGAACTGGTCCCCGTCAGCCACCCGAACGACCTGGTCTCCGGTGAGGCCGCGACGTTCAAACTGTTGCGCGATGGCCAGCCCGCGGCCGGTCTCCAGGTCACCATCGCCCGGGGCGGCACCCGCTACCGCGACAACCCCGAAGAGATGACCGTCACCACCGGCGCCGACGGGGCCTTTACGGTCACCTGGCCCGAACCCGGCATGTACTGGATGAACGCCTCGGTCCGCGGCGACGCGGCGGGCGACCAGCTGGCCTATAGCGCCCAGTACAACGGCGTCGTGGAAGTCCTGCCCTGA